One genomic window of Silurus meridionalis isolate SWU-2019-XX chromosome 22, ASM1480568v1, whole genome shotgun sequence includes the following:
- the LOC124376203 gene encoding GTPase IMAP family member 4-like isoform X1, whose protein sequence is MAAAATETDPLKMILLGGRWAGKSSSGNTILNKEVFGSDQQTEVCVMETNKIAGMQVTVVDTPSWNWVPAEASSDEFKQELKHGVEMLGEGPRAFLLVYPLGATFLKRHKIAVEEHMELLGADVWDHTMLLFSRGDWLGEVSIEQHVEGAKAEFKWLLDQCKHRYHVLNNKVKTNEMQVIELLEKIQRMIKGKRKQSKNEPPIMSGEAATSENGEPSGI, encoded by the exons ATGGCAGCTGCAGCAACAG AAACAGATCCTCTAAAGATGATATTGCTGGGCGGACGGTGGGCAGGAAAAAGTTCTTCTGGAAACACCATCCTGAATAAAGAGGTGTTTGGAAGTGATCAGCAAACAGAAGTCTGTGTaatggaaacaaacaaaattgcCGGCATGCAAGTCACTGTTGTCGATACACCAAGTTGGAACTGGGTTCCTGCAGAAGCCTCTTCAGATGAATTTAAGCAGGAACTGAAGCACGGTGTTGAGATGCTTGGCGAAGGGCCACGTGCCTTTCTGCTGGTTTATCCATTAGGAGCTACATTTTTGAAGAGACACAAAATTGCTGTGGAAGAGCACATGGAGCTTTTGGGTGCTGATGTTTGGGACCACACTATGCTTTTGTTTTCTCGGGGAGATTGGTTAGGAGAGGTCTCTATTGAGCAGCATGTCGAGGGAGCTAAAGCAGAATTCAAGTGGTTGTTAGATCAGTGTAAGCATAGGTATCATGTTCTTAATAATAAGGTGAAGACTAATGAGATGCAGGTGATTGAACTCCTGGAGAAAATCCAAAGGATGattaaaggaaaaagaaagcagaGCAAAAATGAGCCACCTATCA tgtCTGGAGAAGCTGCTACCTCTGAAAATGGAGAACCCTCAGGAATTTAG
- the LOC124376203 gene encoding GTPase IMAP family member 4-like isoform X2: protein MILLGGRWAGKSSSGNTILNKEVFGSDQQTEVCVMETNKIAGMQVTVVDTPSWNWVPAEASSDEFKQELKHGVEMLGEGPRAFLLVYPLGATFLKRHKIAVEEHMELLGADVWDHTMLLFSRGDWLGEVSIEQHVEGAKAEFKWLLDQCKHRYHVLNNKVKTNEMQVIELLEKIQRMIKGKRKQSKNEPPIMSGEAATSENGEPSGI from the exons ATGATATTGCTGGGCGGACGGTGGGCAGGAAAAAGTTCTTCTGGAAACACCATCCTGAATAAAGAGGTGTTTGGAAGTGATCAGCAAACAGAAGTCTGTGTaatggaaacaaacaaaattgcCGGCATGCAAGTCACTGTTGTCGATACACCAAGTTGGAACTGGGTTCCTGCAGAAGCCTCTTCAGATGAATTTAAGCAGGAACTGAAGCACGGTGTTGAGATGCTTGGCGAAGGGCCACGTGCCTTTCTGCTGGTTTATCCATTAGGAGCTACATTTTTGAAGAGACACAAAATTGCTGTGGAAGAGCACATGGAGCTTTTGGGTGCTGATGTTTGGGACCACACTATGCTTTTGTTTTCTCGGGGAGATTGGTTAGGAGAGGTCTCTATTGAGCAGCATGTCGAGGGAGCTAAAGCAGAATTCAAGTGGTTGTTAGATCAGTGTAAGCATAGGTATCATGTTCTTAATAATAAGGTGAAGACTAATGAGATGCAGGTGATTGAACTCCTGGAGAAAATCCAAAGGATGattaaaggaaaaagaaagcagaGCAAAAATGAGCCACCTATCA tgtCTGGAGAAGCTGCTACCTCTGAAAATGGAGAACCCTCAGGAATTTAG